Proteins encoded within one genomic window of Lynx canadensis isolate LIC74 chromosome B2, mLynCan4.pri.v2, whole genome shotgun sequence:
- the LOC115514755 gene encoding putative vomeronasal receptor-like protein 4, which yields MRWAINWIDYIRGTILLSLAGTGCAGNFFLFASHVYVFVMGPKKKPTDLLLVHLACSNTMTLCARGIFDITAAYHVSNFLDSASCKTVFCLGRVARGLSMCTTCLLSVVQAITISPRTSSWRKLKPRTAWQVLPSLLLFWILNSLISSNLLSYITAAQSTNGSGIAPSGSHAYCHMLPSGLTVRWLFLTLMALRDIVSQSLAGWSSGHMAFRLCKHRHSVLHLRSSRFQRNSSPETRATRSALLLMACFLLFYWADFIFSFCIGSFLTNDHTVLHMKPFLTLGYASLSPFVLISRASHRPPRRSARRDVGKPAFYTDSVSSYR from the coding sequence ATGAGGTGGGCGATAAACTGGATCGACTACATCCGGGGAACAATCTTGCTTTCTCTTGCTGGAACTGGCTGTGCCGGAAACTTCTTTTTGTTTGCGAGCCATGTGTACGTTTTTGTCATGGGTCCTAAGAAAAAGCCCACAGACCTTCTCCTCGTCCACCTGGCTTGTAGCAATACCATGACACTTTGTGCCAGAGGCATTTTCGATATAACAGCAGCTTATCATGTCAGTAACTTTCTAGATAGTGCCAGTTGCAAAACTGTGTTTTGTCTGGGGAGAGTGGCCCGTGGCCTGTCAATGTGCACCACCTGTCTCCTCAGCGTGGTCCAGGCCATCACCATCAGCCCCAGGACCTCCTCGTGGAGAAAGCTCAAGCCCCGCACCGCGTGGCAAgtgctcccctctctcctcctcttctggatCTTGAATTCCCTGATAAGCTCCAACTTGCTCTCCTACATCACAGCCGCCCAGAGCACGAACGGGTCCGGGATCGCACCGTCTGGCTCCCACGCCTATTGCCATATGCTGCCCTCTGGGCTGACCGTCAGGTGGCTCTTCCTGACTCTCATGGCGCTGCGGGACATCGTCTCCCAGAGCCTCGCGGGCTGGAGCAGCGGGCACATGGCTTTCCGTCTGTGCAAGCATCGCCACAGTGTGCTCCACCTGCGGAGCTCCAGATTCCAGCGAAATTCCAGCCCAGAGACGAGAGCTACGCGGAGTGCCCTCCTCCTCATggcctgcttccttctcttttattgggcagacttcattttctccttctgcaTCGGCTCCTTCTTGACCAATGACCACACGGTGTTACATATGAAACCGTTTCTAACGCTCGGTTACGCCAGTCTCAGCCCCTTTGTGCTGATCAGCAGGGCCTCCCACCGGCCTCCCCGCCGGAGTGCCCGCCGAGATGTGGGGAAACCTGCTTTCTATACTGATTCTGTTAGTAGCTACAGGTAG